The Lycium ferocissimum isolate CSIRO_LF1 chromosome 8, AGI_CSIRO_Lferr_CH_V1, whole genome shotgun sequence DNA segment ACTGACAAAATCTGCACATATGTTGGAAAATTCAAGTTAACTGCCAGATAATGTATTCCTATTTTGAGTCTATTAACTTTATTGGCTGAAGCAAACTGTACAAAAATGACACAAGATTCAAAGCTACCTTCTCTACAATGATATTTCCATTTACACCAGCATTCTTTGCTATCTGTTTTGCAGGATAGGATAGTgctcttttgaaaatatcaGCTCCTATCTGCGAATAATTCGAGGAAAATGTCAGTCTAGGGATCAGGTTAGCAAAAGCAGCAGCAGTTGGAGAAGACATAAATATCTAATCCTCCTGATGAAAAGCAAGCAGTTCAAGAAACTGAGAAGTCAGATAGTTTAATGAAATAAATTGCTTTCAGAACATGAAACTGAATAAGAACCATCTAGATTATGAACCTTCTGATCTTCATTATCTAGCTTTTCTTTGATAGCATCCACTTTTAATGATAGTCTCAGAAGACAACAGCCACCACCCACAACTACTCCTTCCTCTGTAGCAGCCTGAGCAGGCAAAGTAGAGAAACTTACTGCTTCGAAGAATTATCTCTTTAAGAGTGATTTGATATCACCCCCAAGAACAGAATCAGAtataaaataaacttttttaatttatcCTACTCGAGTGGAACAAATCCTAGGGAAAAAACTTTTGACAACATCCTATCTTATCTTCAGCGTTTTAAGCAAAAATCACATCAATCCTTAGATCATGTATGATTCACCATGGCTTTTTAAGTATTGGGAGAAGAGGTAATTACCCTTGCAGCATTAAGGGCATCCTCAATCCTTAATTGTTTGTCTTTCAACTCAACCTGTGTTTGTGCCCCCACCTACATTTCAACTAATACAATCAAATATACTTTGGgtttctaaaatattttataatatagaTTGACAAGATGCTGAGGCAGATAGATCTTTTGTTACCTGAATGATGGCAATACCACCAGATAATCTTGCAATTCTTTCGTTCAAgattttcttttggaaaatttcTTCTGTGTTCTGCATTATCAAATGACAATCAACAAAATAGCTGTTTAACTCTACTAAATTCTGCAAGTTTTGCAGGGTTTCAATTTCTAGAACATATTAAACTGTATATTTGCAAATTGATGAGGTATTTAATATTTATGTGTGTGAATTAGCTCCGACACTACTCCTAACTCCGTCCTTAAAACTTGTGAATCTAGTAGATATAACCATAAAACCTCAACAAGATTCTGTATCTTCCTTAAAACCTGTGAGTCTAGTAGATATAACCATAGATGACACACCTCAACAAGATTCTGTATCAGAGAAACCCTCTTCATAACATCCGCTCGAGTATTTCCATCAGTAACTATCAATGTGGAGTCCTTAGTAATTACCACCTTTGAAGCACTGCCCAACAAGGCCTTGTGAGCATTTTCAAGAGTCAAGCCCATATCATCTCTGATCACAGTTCCTGCAGCGACATGGCGAATTAAATATGCGGATagtaaaaaaaatgtaaaattcaTAATTATGCAATCATAAGCTTAAGAAACTGTTCCTTGATTCTCAaatgtatacttttctttttatattttccgCTGTTATGTGTATTACTTCAATTAGACACTGTATCATTTGGGAATTTCTAGTTTATGGATAAGACTGACAATGCGGCTACTCCTCATAGAAAGTGCTAAAATACGATACATGATTATAGCTATGACTGGTATAAATAAGGTTTCATAATTGTACCCCATTTCAAGAATAGAGTTGTCGAAATTTACAGATGAGTATTATTCAAAAGATTCATATTAGTAACAGCTTCAAGGGGGATTCAGGATTTGAAGTATAAGGGTTCCTGCAACGACCTCAAGTTAATACTATAATAATAACTGGGTTCACagtcaaatatttttaaatgtttAGTAGATTTCTTAACATCTATACAGAGTCTGGgcaaaagctactgggttcATGTGAACCCGTAATCGGGCTTCTAAATCCTCCTTGCATATAGTCCTGTTGGTTCATCCATGAAGAAGCCTGAAGCTTTGAGCGACAACATCTTTTCGAAAACCATTACACCGCCTTCAATGACCGATGGTTCTAGAGAGACTAGAAGAAACGAGGTAGCAGATATAAGAAACTAACAATTTCTGTTCACTATGCATGCATCACTACCTCCAGTCAAGATAGCAATGTCATCTAAGCAATGGCTCTTGCGCTCCCCGAAAGATGGAGCTTTTATTGCAGCTACCTTTAGGACACCCCTGAGTTTGTTCCGAATTACTGGAGCCAGCGCGTCCTGCTCAATGCCCTCTGCGATTATCAAAACCGGGTATTTCTCCTTTACTGCATTATCCAAAATTTTTACCAACTCCTTCgggtttgaaatttttttatcaaCCAATAGCAACTGCAACATAGAAAATTTTATGCCCCTATAAGTACCTGATGTACAACAGGCACTAGTGATTAACAGAAGAAGTCGCTACCTTACAATCGTGAAGCTCCACAATCCTCTTTCGTCGATCAGTTACAAAGTAAGGTGACAAATAGCCACGATCAAACTGCATTCCTTCTACAACTTCTAGATTGGTTTCAGTATAGTTCCCTTTCTCAATTGTGACAACACCTTTTTTCCCGACCTGCCTAAGAGCTTCTGAAATCATCTTCCCGATGGCATAATCATTGCCAGCACTAACAGCAGCAACATCTTCCAGCTCGTGATCCTCAACCTGCACACAGATTGTCAACGAGTGAATAGGTGAGCCCCTAAACGATCACTGTTTTGCGAGTTTCATCTCCCACGCGCCCTCTCAGCAAGTTATCCCAAAGGGAGTTATAGTTCAGGGGTAACAAGAACACCcaatagtttaggtatgaaacttGCAAAATGAAGAGAGTACAGCCTCATACATCTTGAATAAGAAAGCTGATTTTAAGCATATACCTGACCAAACAAGGTGTGTTTAcagaaaaaagggaaagtaatTAGTCCTTCCTTATACCTCTCTGGACATCAACTTGAGCTCAGAAATGAGGGCTTTAGCAGTTTTCTCAATTCCACGAGACACTTGGACAACATTTGCACCCATTGCAGTAACCTAGAGAAAGATAATAAGAATCACCATTTATACCAGAAATAACTGAAACATGAAAGCAGTCTAGGTTATTAAATTCTATTCAAACCTTGACACCTTCAGCAATCAGACCTCGAGCAAGCACTATAGATGTTGTGCAACCATCGCCAGCAAGATTATTAGTCTTGGCACCGGCTTCCCTAACCAATTTTACTCCGACATGTTCAAGGGGATCGTCCAGCTGAATCTGTGCTGAAAACAATGCATATATTCAGTGCATGATAGTAAGGtggaaaagtgaaaaatgaagCACAACTAGTCCATTGAACTCGAAAATAAGTTGAACTAGAGAAGCTCAAAAACCCGACATTATCTGACAGGCTAAATTTGATAAGAAGCATGTCCATGAAGGATATATCATTActattgaaaaaaatgaaaacacttTAGCTATCTTCCATCAGCTTTTAAAACTACCTATGTACAATTACTACACGGATATACTTGGTACAATCTGTTTACAACTTTTTGCTTACATACCTGGATTATATAGTAATCCAATTAGGTTTAAAGTATGAatcatattaattaaaaaaaaaatgtaaaagaagAGGACAAATAACTAAGAATTTCCCTAATAAGTTCCAGAAATGACAAAAGTAACAACACTAGTAACTTCCACTATGCAGAATGAAGTGGATTTTTAGGTGGCACACCttctatatttccataaatCTGGAGACAATTGAAACCCTCAATATGGACAATCCTATTATTTCTTCTCTATCCTCAGAAATCAAAAGTAACCCTTTGTCcagaaaatagaagaaagaaataaataaaattaacgacaattaaagaaataaataaaattaacgacAATTAAACTACTTTGAGAAAGAATCATAATAGAAtgagggaaaagggtcaaaaatatcttCCGTTacaattttgggtcatttatgCCTCCGCCGTTAAGAAAGTTAACAAAGATACCCTTCATTTGATGGAAATCTCAAATTGATTCAAATAACCCGATTTCACAAAAAATAACCCACTCTCATATTCTACGCGCCCCGACCCGCCTCTTAAAATAACCCAAATCTTCCTTCTCTCTCATATTTTCTCCTCCACCAACTTGACTCTCAAGCCCACCGTtccggagaactccatctcctaCCAACCACTTCTCCCATTCTCTTTATTGCTCTTTACCTCACACCTTATCACCGCAAGTATTGGAATAATGGAAGAAGGACATAGTCAAAAGATTCCAGGCACCAATGAGTATCTATGTTATTCTAGTTTCCTTGTCATTTTCAACATAAGCTCTCCTTTAACGGTGACACTCTAAACGTCATCTCTTCCAAGTTCTTTAAATCTGTAATTTGATAACATCTTCTTTTTATAACTAGCGTCTGAGCCAACTTGCACGCACCTTACTTATTCTACATGGTATTTGCCAAATACATCCTACCAGCACAAGCACCGgataactctgtccaccaagacTTAGACAGATGGAAAGAAATCACATAGCGTTTTTGGCTTTCTGTAATTTGATAACATTTGGAATAGcttttcatttacatattccaaTTACCAAGTTACATGAATTTCCAACCATTTTTCTTTGTGAAACATCAAGTACTAGAAGCCCCCTTCAATTTTTAACATATAACCAATGCTGTTAATGCTTGTAAATGTACCTCTTTAAGAACAGTTTCACCATCATTAACAATCTTGGGAGGACCATACTTATTTGCAAGAACTACATTCCTTCCTTTTGGACCCAAAGTTACACCTACAAGCTCTGCCACCAAATCCACACCTGCCTGGACAAAATCTCACCTAAGTTAAAATCTTGAAAATCAACAAAatatagtactccctctgtcccaatttatgtgaaggggTTCACACTATGACGGTCAAAATACTTAATTTTTACGAGTacattatttaaaataaaatccacATATTTGGACACTACACAAAAAGTACTACAAATCAACATAGCTAATtcattcaaaatattttataagtttGAGAATATcgtaataaaaaaaacaaacaacttTTTGCCTCCCCAAACAGTAACACCCTGACATAAAATCTATGTTACTCGAACTCTCCCAAAATATTACGGCACCCGTGTCATATTCtctaaaaatgcactacttttaaAGTATCCGACACACACCGTCGATATTTTTAAAGAATCCGAGCAACATACAATAAAATGAAACAGAGAGAGTAAtagttcaagaaaataaagaaaaaagaaatccatAATGACCAAAAGTTTCTTTGTGGTAGAACCATCATGGTTAAAGTACAATTCTTTAGCCATAGCTCTTGTATTCAACATAGAACAAGAAACTCTTTTAGAAATTCTGTGTACTGAGCCATTTTTCAAAGTAATTGCATGTAAAGGATTCAAAGaacaactcattttttttattttttttggctgaagTTTCAATTATGCTTAAGGCTAGTACTACAGGGATAAGAAAAGAGATCAACTGAAAAATATCTGTCACAAATAaaaaatctgttttttttttggctctatTCACCTTTAGAAGCTTCAAATTATGAGCAGAAAAATGGAATATTGGGCCTGTAATGTTCTGGCCCAAAATGAAGAAAGTTAAAAGGCCCATTTGGTGTTCCTTCTAATTGTAgtcttcttcttcaatcttcATTCTATCATATATTCTCATCTAGCTGTAAGATACCTTCATTTTTCTATGTAAGataacttcttttttcttttctccagtTCTTTTTAgtgtttcattttattttacttggtcTTAAATTGTGTTTTTTaagttgatttgtttttatGTCAAAGAATGAACAGATATCCAAATCTCACGTCCTCCTTTTTTGTTACTCATAAACGCTTTTGATGCAACATGGAGTGAAGTACAAATTTatgacaaaaacaaaaattagatGTTAAACACGTAAGGGGAGAAGTAGGAACAAGTCCCAAGGAGATGACCTTGAAATTTGGTCATGGGAGTGAATCAGGAGACCTCATAGATCACTCCTTTTGTTTGCAAATGTTTGGTGGCCATTAAGGtaaagaatgaaaggaaaagttaaacttttgatttaaaataagaaatatttgtgtgattataaattttttttttagagaagtttaaagttaagtttttaaaaagtgtatttttttttagaccGACTAAACAAGAAAAAGTGTCATCTGTTTCAGCCTTGGTTGGGAATATTACCTTAGAATTGTTGCATATGGCCTGAATATGTAGCCTGATGGATTAATAATAGTGCGTGCAAGCAGACTCGAGCACAATCAACAGTAGCATGTAAGCAACTTAGATCCTAAGGGGTAGTCACAAGGGGGGAATCTTGGAGTTTCATGGTTAAAAAGGGAggctttatgaagaaaatcatttttctggaATGTACACAAGCACAGTCAGCTTGTAAAATAAAGTAACAGTGAGGCTAAGCCGTGTGAACATTTTGTGAGGATCCTGACGTTCGTTAGGGTTGAGAAAGTTACGATTTTGACTTAAAATGACAGAACTATGTTTAACTGGGTAAGATGTAAGAATTGAAATGTAATTTTGAATTCACTATTGGGAGATGTACCTAATACCGCCAGCTGATCGCTGGATTATCAAGGTCAAGGGGAGATGCAATCACTCAggacctatgttgctcggactctccaaaaaatGCTGCCGCTCTCGTTTGCGGATCCTCAAAAAATGCACAATTTTTGGAGGATCAGGTACCTCTGAACTATGCATTGCCTCAGCCACTTCATTAGTCTTTTTAGTCTTTTTAATGTTGCTTCAAAAGGTTTGAGTTTAGCTTCTCCTTTGAGTATTATAATTCCTTCTCAAGGCCTTTGCTGTGACAAAAGAAGGTATTTGGTAGGAATATGCTGTCATATGCTGGTTTATTCATATCATGGCATACATACACTTAATGAGACAAGGTCAGTAAATAATATGTAACCTTGGCTTGTTAAAGATTTCTGATGTGTCATTTTTGATGATGTGATCATCCTTTACTGATGAACCTGGTGAAAATGGAGGTATAATGAGTTGAAACTTATATTTTCTCTGGCTTCTGAAACCTTAGTAAACACAAAGGCGATAAGTTAGAGATTTTTTCTTTCCACTGGCTTTCGGATAAGGAAATGAATTATCTAAACTGTCATGGTAAGACAAGGATTATAACTGCTAGTATTACTTGTTATATTGATGCTAGAAAGGATCAATAAATCTGCGAGGCacttttaattttctagaaatctACGTGAGAGGACCTTAATCCGTAGAATTCTTGGAGATGATGTAATAGAAAGGGGAAGTCCTTTTGTTTTTTCCACACATGAAAACGGGAATAGAGAGACAGAGATAGTGAGGGCGTTTATGAAACATATGACTGGAATATATTAGTTGCAAATGCATATGTATGTCGATAAAAAAGTCAAAAACGCCCAGTACGAACTGCACGTTTGGATAGATCTATCTGATAACCTGTGTCCTCATAAAAGTTAAAAACAGTAAGTTTTGTCATAGTGGGGTTTCCTTTTTCAAGTGTTTTTGCTTCTTATAGTAATAAACCACTATCACCAGCACCCTCCACTTCTATTTGTCTCATTTCTTGTGGTAATTTGTGCAAAACAGGTCTGTTCATGGGGCCTGCCTTTTGCTGAGCTCAATTTACTGAGGCCACTCGCTGCATATACTTTTTTCTTTAATGTGGAAATGATAAAAAAAGTAAATGTTCATAGTGGTACTTTTGTTTTCTCTCCTCCCTCCCCCACTCAATTATTTCTAGGTTCCCTTCCTGTTAAGAATTTGCTGATCACATCAGGTGTGATTGTTCTAATGCTGATCCTAGTGGGGTTCTCAAACTGGTCACTGAAGTGAAACAATCATGGAAACTCTAATTTTGTTTTATCATGGACTACTGTTGATTTCATATTTAAATAATCTTATTCTAACATAGATATATAATTATGCGAGGATTAAGACGACGCATCAAAACATTAATGGCTTAACTCAAGATGTTACTGGACATTCAGATATGAAATAAAAACTCATTTGACATTCATGTAAAATAAACAACACTAAGAAAAAGTAAACTGAAAAAACATCTCTCTCTATTTTCACTGAAGCAGATTTGCGGAAGAAGTGATCGATAGGTTGGATGATTCAGCTTTGAGATAAGCAGTGGTGCATGGAAAATCTTCCAGGTTGAATAAATCAGGAAAAGAACAATTAAATTGTAGATCAGTAAGCATCTGACGAAGGTTGGAAGCCTCTTCCTTTAACTGTGAGTTTTCTTGAAGTACTTTTTCATGACATTCCGAGACATGGTTCAATTTATCGATCAAATTGTGATTTTCGGTCCTAAGACGAAGAACTTGGGACCATAGTTCATCAAGGTGTCTTTGTTTCCTCATCCTTGATCTTCTAGCTGATTCCCGGTTAGATATCATCCTTCTCTGCTTTCTCTCGTCGATGATCTTAATTTGCTGCTCGTCCGCTTCATCAGAGGTTGAGTTACCACTGATGTAAGATGGTGAGTTACCACTGATGAAAGATGGTGGCAGATTATTGAAGTCATGAACAGGAAGAGAGGTTGGATAATTTGGTTGAATATTGGTTAAGTATCTCCTGAACTGGAGCGATGGTAAACTGTTTTGCATGAAGTTGAAATCAAGAGGAAGAGGTGAAGGATTTTCAGAAGCAAAGTAGTGAGTTGCTACAGCCTCTGATGGAATCATAGTTAACTAATTGTATATGAAAGGTGATAAGTGATATTAGAATATGTATTACTTTGAAGAAACTTCAGTTTGAAGACAAAGCTGAGATTGTGGGAGAGCAGTTGGGTAATGAGGAGGTTTTATAGGAGGAGAGTGGGCCagattcaacaacaaaaaactcTAGCAGGGGAGCTTACATAAGCAGAAATCAGAACATCAAATTAGGAAGCAcatccccccaaaaaaaaaaaaaaaaaaaagtcttgtATGCATGCGCGATGAGTGGCATGTGTTACTACTATTTTgctcggatcctccaaaaataatGTTGAGtgtgtgtcggatcctccaataATGAGGTTCGGTGCATTGTGtttgatcctccaaaagtaTGCACTTTGGAGAATCTGACACGACCCAAGAGTGCACCGAACCTCATTATTCTGAGGCCTTGAAGTCAGAGAGATGGGTTGGGGGCCATTCTGATAGGCGGGACTAAGGATTAATCTACTACTTACAGTTTTAAAGGATCCGAGCAACATAAATTACTAATACCACATAATGtgctttttatttctttgtggTCATACAGTAAATTTGATTGGTTCCATGGTAGtgcatatatatacgtatgtatatgtgaaTGTTTCCCATTTTGTACATGCATGTCATGAAATCGTTAACATGATCCAGTTTTGGATAATTGCTGAATGGTACATGTAATAATGTTTAATAAAGAAGATAAGTTTGTGATGCATATATGGTATATGAAAGAAAGCTATATTGTTGTTATGACTCTTTAAAAATATTGCTGCATCCGTGTTGAATTTTTCTGTAATGCATTACTTTTGGAGAATCCAACATGCACCCGATAACATTTCTGAAGAACCCGAACAACATAAGTTGAAAGTCAATAGTAGAAGAAGCTATCCAATTTTAGAACAATAATCTAGTGGCGGATGACGAAATCTAGGtcaattgtaaagttggaaattATTTAAAAGCATGTtaatttatgattattttaaataatgatGAGTCAAAATCCACTTGAATTGAGGTTGAAGGGTCCCATAAGAGCAAATTGTAATTGTCCATATTGTTTACTTTTAACATCTTACTACCTAAATGATGGcgtcttacctttttttttatcaattggGCCATTAGCTGAATAATTGCCACAAGACAACTGGTTTAACAGATTCAGTGAACTTTTCTAGTATTTACTTTTGGCTTGTTTTCTCATTGATTTTGTAACTAAGTCATTATTTATTGTTCATAAGCAAAAAGCTATCAAAAATGGAAGACATGGTagccagtggcggagccagaattttcatctagggggttcaaaaattctaaaaagtaaatacacgaagaagtcagggggttcaacatctactatatatatataataaaataattttaactttgaaaatgcactgtaatttttcgccgaggATGAACCCCCTGGAGCTAACGTGGCTCCGCCCCTGATGGTAGCCGTGTTGATGGAGGTAGCAGGTATTTAGTTAAAATGTGCGCAA contains these protein-coding regions:
- the LOC132067777 gene encoding ruBisCO large subunit-binding protein subunit beta, chloroplastic isoform X3, which produces MSCSLNPLHAITLKNGSVHRISKRVSCSMLNTRAMAKELYFNHDGSTTKKLLAGVDLVAELVGVTLGPKGRNVVLANKYGPPKIVNDGETVLKEIQLDDPLEHVGVKLVREAGAKTNNLAGDGCTTSIVLARGLIAEGVKVTAMGANVVQVSRGIEKTAKALISELKLMSREVEDHELEDVAAVSAGNDYAIGKMISEALRQVGKKGVVTIEKGNYTETNLEVVEGMQFDRGYLSPYFVTDRRKRIVELHDCKLLLVDKKISNPKELVKILDNAVKEKYPVLIIAEGIEQDALAPVIRNKLRGVLKVAAIKAPSFGERKSHCLDDIAILTGGTVIRDDMGLTLENAHKALLGSASKVVITKDSTLIVTDGNTRADVMKRVSLIQNLVENTEEIFQKKILNERIARLSGGIAIIQVGAQTQVELKDKQLRIEDALNAARAATEEGVVVGGGCCLLRLSLKVDAIKEKLDNEDQKIGADIFKRALSYPAKQIAKNAGVNGNIIVEKILSVDNMKYGYNAARDRYEDLMAAKILDPTKVVRCCLEHAAAVAKTFLKSDAVVIDIPEPVSRIRRPPPMPTPGTPSPTNNYNKSKAHWSHRFRGKWSFVQT
- the LOC132067779 gene encoding basic leucine zipper 43-like; this encodes MIPSEAVATHYFASENPSPLPLDFNFMQNSLPSLQFRRYLTNIQPNYPTSLPVHDFNNLPPSFISGNSPSYISGNSTSDEADEQQIKIIDERKQRRMISNRESARRSRMRKQRHLDELWSQVLRLRTENHNLIDKLNHVSECHEKVLQENSQLKEEASNLRQMLTDLQFNCSFPDLFNLEDFPCTTAYLKAESSNLSITSSANLLQ
- the LOC132067777 gene encoding ruBisCO large subunit-binding protein subunit beta, chloroplastic isoform X2, encoding MSCSLNPLHAITLKNGSVHRISKRVSCSMLNTRAMAKELYFNHDGSTTKKLLVIMDFFFLYFLELLLSLFHFIAGVDLVAELVGVTLGPKGRNVVLANKYGPPKIVNDGETVLKEIQLDDPLEHVGVKLVREAGAKTNNLAGDGCTTSIVLARGLIAEGVKVTAMGANVVQVSRGIEKTAKALISELKLMSREVEDHELEDVAAVSAGNDYAIGKMISEALRQVGKKGVVTIEKGNYTETNLEVVEGMQFDRGYLSPYFVTDRRKRIVELHDCKLLLVDKKISNPKELVKILDNAVKEKYPVLIIAEGIEQDALAPVIRNKLRGVLKVAAIKAPSFGERKSHCLDDIAILTGGTVIRDDMGLTLENAHKALLGSASKVVITKDSTLIVTDGNTRADVMKRVSLIQNLVENTEEIFQKKILNERIARLSGGIAIIQVGAQTQVELKDKQLRIEDALNAARAATEEGVVVGGGCCLLRLSLKVDAIKEKLDNEDQKIGADIFKRALSYPAKQIAKNAGVNGNIIVEKILSVDNMKYGYNAARDRYEDLMAAKILDPTKVVRCCLEHAAAVAKTFLKSDAVVIDIPEPVSRIRRPPPMPTPGPRLTGLTGLEASGLSSRHK
- the LOC132067777 gene encoding ruBisCO large subunit-binding protein subunit beta, chloroplastic isoform X1; the protein is MSCSLNPLHAITLKNGSVHRISKRVSCSMLNTRAMAKELYFNHDGSTTKKLLVIMDFFFLYFLELLLSLFHFIAGVDLVAELVGVTLGPKGRNVVLANKYGPPKIVNDGETVLKEIQLDDPLEHVGVKLVREAGAKTNNLAGDGCTTSIVLARGLIAEGVKVTAMGANVVQVSRGIEKTAKALISELKLMSREVEDHELEDVAAVSAGNDYAIGKMISEALRQVGKKGVVTIEKGNYTETNLEVVEGMQFDRGYLSPYFVTDRRKRIVELHDCKLLLVDKKISNPKELVKILDNAVKEKYPVLIIAEGIEQDALAPVIRNKLRGVLKVAAIKAPSFGERKSHCLDDIAILTGGTVIRDDMGLTLENAHKALLGSASKVVITKDSTLIVTDGNTRADVMKRVSLIQNLVENTEEIFQKKILNERIARLSGGIAIIQVGAQTQVELKDKQLRIEDALNAARAATEEGVVVGGGCCLLRLSLKVDAIKEKLDNEDQKIGADIFKRALSYPAKQIAKNAGVNGNIIVEKILSVDNMKYGYNAARDRYEDLMAAKILDPTKVVRCCLEHAAAVAKTFLKSDAVVIDIPEPVSRIRRPPPMPTPGTPSPTNNYNKSKAHWSHRFRGKWSFVQT